TGTCTATGGCAAACAGAAAATAACTCCTGATCCCAAGGTCTCTGAAAAATTTCATGTATTCGGCAAGTTCAAGGATGAGTCCCCGGCAATTGTCAAATATGAATATGTTCCTGAGAAATTGGGCCATTGCTGGGTGGTCTGCGCCCCCACAGGATCAGGCTGGTTGAAAACCAGTTTGCTTAGCAAGAAATGGGAAGTAGGCAATAAGCCTACCAGTTACAATCATCAACTTCACTTCAAGTTCCTGGATGGCGATATAGGTGACATTGTGATGTGCGCATCAGGCGATGCTCGTTTTGATGTGATCACCGATAATCTGGCCATTGAGAATATTGTTCTGGAAGGGCCTAAAACCTTTCTGGTCTTCAGCATCAACTGGTCAACCAAACCGGAAAAAGCCTGGCTGACGGCGCAGTATATTCCCAAAGGGATGGACGGTGTTCGTAGTCTGAGTGACGGGCCATTAAATGTTCAACGAATTGGCATTACCCTGACGTTCCCCAAGAACCTGGAATTCAAGGTCACTGAAGTCTTTGTGATTGAATAGCAGCAGGTGAACGATAAGCCGGGTTTTGTCCATCTCCAAGAGATGTGATGGGCATCTATCTACATTGCCAGTTGCCTGGCAACTTAAGCAGCCGACCCGAGAGTCAAACGGACCGGACCAGTCCTTCTCTCTGCTTGGCCTTGCTTCCAGTGGGGTTTGCCGAGCCGACGAGTCACCCCGCCGCTGGTGCGCTCTTACCGCACCTTTTCACCCTTACCCGAACTTGCATTCAGGCGGTGTACTTTCTGTTGCACTTTCCCTGGCTTTGCAGCCGGTGGGAGTTACCCACCACTGTGTCCTGTGAAGCCCGGACTTTCCTCTCGTCATCGTACGATGACCAGCGACCATCTTGTTCACCTGCTGCTTAACTCATTATACCGCCCATTGCCTGCACAGGGAGAAATTAACCAACTGCAAGCGAATGTAACAGTGATAACGAATCCGCAGGGTAAGAATACCAGGAACAACCCCGACTGATCTCTTCCGAAAATCTGCTTGCAACTATCATGAATAACAGCGAAAACAAATGCTGGTTTGACTGAAAACGAGATAAATCATGCCGCGTCCCACCATTTTATGTCTGTCGAGCTATTTCAAAGGCAATGCATTTATTGAACGTGCCAAGGCAGAAGGCTGCCATACCATCTTGCTGACGGTAGAAGACCGATTGAAAGAAAACTGGGCTCGGCACGCTCTGGACGAAGTCTTCGCACTCAAGAGTTTTGAAGAAAGAAAAGGCGTTATACATTCAGTCGCATACCTGATGAGAACACGTCCAATTGATCGCATCGTAGCATTGGATGATTTCGATATTGAACTGGGCGCAGCATTGCGCGAACACTTCAGGCTTCCCGGATTTTACGAATCAACCGCCAGACACTTTCGCGATAAACTGGCGATGCGAACCAGGGCACGCGACTTGGGTATCCCCATTCCCGAGTTCATTGGCGCCTTCAACTACGATGACATCCGGAGATTCCTGGCCAGAGTTCCTGGTCCCTGGCTGCTTAAACCCAGAGCCAGTGCCAATGCCATCGGAATAAGGAAAATGAACGATTCTGATGAGGTTTTCAAGGCGCTGGATACTCTGGGAGATGAGCAATCTCATCACTTGCTTGAAGCAATGATCCCAGGCGAACTTTACCACGTTGATTCCCTCGTTTCACAGAACAAAGTCGTGTTTGCCGAGGTCAATAAATATGCCAAGCCTCTTTTCGAAGTATATCATGGCGGTGGCATTTACATGACCAGGACATTCCCCCGTAGCAAACCTCAAAACGATTTGCTCCGCAAGGTCAACGAAAAAGTTCTGCTTGGATTCGGTTTGGATCAGGGTGTATCTCATACCG
The Planctomycetia bacterium genome window above contains:
- a CDS encoding ATP-grasp domain-containing protein, which codes for MPRPTILCLSSYFKGNAFIERAKAEGCHTILLTVEDRLKENWARHALDEVFALKSFEERKGVIHSVAYLMRTRPIDRIVALDDFDIELGAALREHFRLPGFYESTARHFRDKLAMRTRARDLGIPIPEFIGAFNYDDIRRFLARVPGPWLLKPRASANAIGIRKMNDSDEVFKALDTLGDEQSHHLLEAMIPGELYHVDSLVSQNKVVFAEVNKYAKPLFEVYHGGGIYMTRTFPRSKPQNDLLRKVNEKVLLGFGLDQGVSHTEFMHSTRDNQFYLIETSARVGGANIADMVEAATGVNLWSEWAKLEIDRDGDYRPPVSRQLYAGTVISLAKQEWPDYSMFTESEITFKLKKKNHIGMIVVSESDERIVQLLNQYSSKIAQDFLAVLPAATKAIE